The DNA sequence CCAATTCTTCATCGCTGTTTTCTACCCCAGCCTCTGTCATCAGGTCAGCAACACGCGTCTCAAGGTCACTGATGCGCTCGCCCATTTCTTCCAGTAAAAAGTTAAAGATAACTTTTATAAATAAGGGTTCTacatttttacagtttttttcttctttcttccagATGTGCCAGTCTTTTACTTGTTCACATTTAATGTAAGATGAAGCGTGCACAAGGTGGACAAGGTGTGCACAAGGTGTGTTAGAATACAATCCCTCCTTCTCTTACAACCGATAAGCATTCAAATTCTTAGTATCAAAAGCCTTTGCAAATACTCATGAGTGAACTGTGTGAAagattgttttctttctgaggAACTCTTTAAAGGTGGTCATACAGGTAACCTACAGAATTAGAATATGAATGCTACTCAAACATAATTCAGGAAGTAGCTGCTTCCTGAAAGGTTaagtttctgaaaaaaattaataaatgctTCAGAAAGCAGAGGTAATTTCTGTAAGCACATGATACAAGaaagctcagagccccttcagGTCTGATTTTGTTCTTTTGAGGGCTTGCCTTGTCATGCTCAGGCCAACAGCTGCTTTTAAACTGTGGCTTGTCTGAGTTGCATTTTTGGAGATGAATGCTTTTTTAAATGCACCTTCAGAATCTTTACACATAATTCGATGCTTATTGTATTTGAAAGCCAGAATTGCTGACTACCTTGCTACTTGCAGTGAAACATTTTTTAGGATTTCCTTCTTAGAAAAAGTCATCTATAAACAGGCCGGGGTAAGTCAGGTGCCTTTACGTCATAGGTATTGACCCACATCACGCATTCTACGCTAATTTGATGTTTAGTGAAGAAGCCCACCCCGCTGTTAGAAGCAAAGGCCCCGCCCACACCCACCAGCGTGCAGGGGCCCCAGCCGCGGCATCCCACGTTCCAAAGAGGATATTTCTCAGCGTCAACTTCTCCGTCAGAGCCTCAAAATTCTCCTGCAGCCGGCAGAGCAGATTTTCCGCCTGcggaggaaggggaaaaataaagacaGGGGAAGCAGAAGGCAGGGGCCCCGGCCGTGCAGGAGCCCCGCAGCCAGGGcaccccgcccggccccgctcaccAGCTGCGGCAGCTCCCCGGCTCCCGGCGGCTCGGCGGCCGCCATCGGCTCCGGCTCCGGCTCCGGCTCCGGCTCCGGCTCCGGCTCCGGCtccgcggcggggcgggcacAGAGCGCacggccccgcccgccgcggaGCCCGTACCCACCCGCTCTCCATTTGCTGGAGAAAGCGTCATTCCGCGCGGCAGTAACTAAACAAGGATGCCGAGGTTTGATCTTAAGAGGTCTttcaattttattattttaaaggtCTGCTTCCTTTTCCCCCGTGCAATTAGTTTTGTGAGATGGAGTGGTAAAAATACCGTGGTGGTTGAAGTTCCTTGCACTGCAATGCCGAGCGAGACAACATCAAAGGCATCAGCAAGAGTCGCGTGGTGCCTCTTGCAGGACCAGCATCTAGGTCATCCCTGGCTTTTGGGCTGCATAGCGTCAAAAAGCTTCCAGTGCATCTATTACAGAGGTGTCTTTCTTCTGGATACTGGGACTGTTGCCTGATGTAAATGAAGAGGTTTTCAGTTTACTGTGTCTGCATGGTTAGGAGCATATCACTGTTGGGCAATGAATTACCTTAGTCAATTACTTAGAGTAATTACATATGCTAGATATGCCAAATATGTGTCTTCATCCACAAAAAAATTCTGAGCTGGGAATTACTTCAGTTGCTGTAAGCCTACCACTTAGAATCTTTCGTAATAAACttaattgttttctttcttgacCTTCCCCACCTCATTTGAGAGGGTGTGTTAATGGCTGAGGTGAAATTCTGGCATCAAAGCAAACCTCTGCATTGCTACCTGCTTCCCGTAATTGTAGCTTCTCTGTACAGCCTTATTTTTCCCTCTGTTGCAGGTAGTCCTCGTtgtagaaagaaaaatcaatcaTGTTTTGCAAAGCTTTAGTGTTCTAGCAGCATTACTGCTCTAGAAAGCTTCTAGATAAAGAATTTCAACAATATTATGCATGTAGATAGGGTTTGCTTTTGTATGTGGTCACTAGCTCCAACCATACAGCCTTTTTGTTCTGTTGCATATCTAAAAAAGAACAATTGGTGCTTCTTATCTGTTTATTTGTCGATCATAAATATTCTTTCCTTTAAGGCTAGGTAGTAGTAGAAGGTAGAGCTGTggtatttttgcatttttgatTCTGATAACAGCCATAGTCTTCCTGGTTTTCCCTCCTTGCAGAAGAGCTACAAAAGCTTCTCTCTCATGCAGCAATATTTTCCCCCAGAGGTAGTCAAAGTGGCTCTGTCTTGTGCCCAGTTATCTTGAACAAAGCCCTAGAGTCCTATTCGTAGTGAAGAGCATGCAAGGATAAAGAACCAGCTGGAAATGCAGTGGAGCAAGCATTATAAAGCCAACCAATTCACAGGAATCCCACTACATCTTTGTAGTGCCACGTTTTAGCAATGACCAGGTTAGAGTTCAACTGAAAACAAGCATGACTTGATAAAGGTTTTCTATAATTTGCTCCTCATTTTTGTGAGGTAGGTCAGTGTggtcaaaacagaaaaacaatacAGTATCCAGCTGGCAGAGTAATGAAGGACAGGCTATGAAAAGTGTGAAAGAGACTGAAAAATACCATGCATTTCCCCCTTCAAAGGTCTCCTTTTACTTTGTGGGCTCAGCATCTGATGTGAATGGCCCTCTTAGTTCAGATCTGGAGCTCAATTAGGCCAATAGTGCACAGCTGGATTTATGAAATGAAAACAGGAGTGTCTTTAAAGCTAAAAGTAGCCATGGAAAACTTCAGAAAGCCTACGAATAGAAGAGACAAATGACAAGATCACACAGACTTTGCTTAACAATGGATTTACTTATGATAAAACTAACATGCTTGGTTTTGCTCTGCTGTCCTCTAGTCTCTCCCTTCTCAGAGGGCTTAGAAGTTCAGAATTGAGCTGTTGCATACATTTCCAGGGCCTGAAATCTGGGGATGTAGGATGAGCCATAGTTTAAAAGCATAGTCCATGTTGGGCATGCACCATGGGCTAAGTGAAGCTGTGCAAAAAccctttggttttgttttgtttcaaaagCAGAGGGCTAGCTGAGAACCAGTAAACCACCAGTGCTCATAAGGGTATTTACTGCAATAAGAATGCTTAATTTACTAAAAGGATAGCAAGAAGTTCATTTTGGCAATGAGTAAAAAAACCAGGTCCTGAGGAGGTTTGAGAAAGGAGCAAAAGAGAAGATTTGacaacaaattatttttccattccaAAATATGCTCTATGCTACTTTCTTGCAGTAAAAAGCTTAGACTTTAGTCACTTTGTCTAAATATGTCTTTTTGATATGAAGAAgatgaagtaaaaataaaattagggTGACCTCGAGGCTGGGGTGCCATCTGCTTCCATCCTATTTCAGTATTGCAGACTTGTGCTATGAACTCTTCACAGTGTGCACTGAAATGGTATCCAAAGCATGTTTCCCTTGCTCTTTCCTAGGGAAATTCCAGTTCCTCCACTGCTGGAAGCAGAAGTCATAGTAGCAGGATAGGACATAAAAGCATGTTGAAACATTTATAAAGCCTAAGCTCCAAGTTCACTGCCATGCTGTAAAAGGCTGGGGTGTGGTGAGACAGAACTGATGTAGAAATGCATTACCCTTGCTGTCTGCATGTTACATAGAGCCTCTTTCCCTCCTCTTTGCTGACAAATACGATTTTATATACCAGGGGTCAGGAATCCTCTGGTCACACACTCCAAGCATGTCTGGCTCAGGGTTGCTTTGGAATGGAGGTGAGGCCAGAGAGAGGGCATCTCAAAGAGAAGCTGAATATTACATGTGtgataaaagagaaaagaggaatTTAGTCCTGGAAGGAGACAAGGAGGCAAACGCTCCTGGGTCAACGTGGCAGCTTCTTTGGCTGCAGATCAGAAGGCAGGATGCAAATGGTACTGCAAATTttgtgggtttgctttttttcttcctggcatTGGTATGGTCAATACTAAAGTTTTCTCTGAAGAGAAGAGGGTTAGATACAAGTTAGTGCTTGCAGCACAATCATGGTACTTTTGCTAACAAATTGTTGGGCTGGGTCTTTGAGTCATGCTGTGCTTGGTCAGGTAGCTCAGGTAGCTTCTCTTGTGTCACTTTGCAGTAGTGATTCAGAGCGACACAGTGTGCAGAAAAAAACATCTGGCTTTGCTAGGTCATCAGCTTTTATATGCAGCAATCCCAAATGGTGATGATGGTTCTGGTAGCAAACTCTGACATTTACCCAATCTTTTTGATTCAGCATAATGCAGCTCACTGAAAGCTTTCTCCACTGGAGTACTTCCTGGTGAAGGCATCGCTTTTCTTTCATATGGTAACATCAGTAGACCAACAAGTTGTTATTTAAAAGCATGGAAAGACGCGGTGAGTGGAATGCACATGCCTcaggcaggggaaaaaagcatgtgGGTCATTGGTGTCTGACAGCTGTTGTTCCTTTGAAAGACAAAGTCGTTTGAGGAGAATATTAAAAGCCTGGGTGTTTGCTCATGGTTCAAATTTCAGCTTCTGTATCTTTGAAAAGGGTAATTCCAGCCGTTGGAAACCTGATCCCTGATGGAGGTGCTCTATCTTTAATAAAAGTATTCTGTTTTGGCACTGCTGCTCACAAATCCCCTTATTGTGAAATATGTCAGCCAGCCCCTTTCTGCAAGTATCTACAGAAAGAAAACTGAACGGGTTAAGGATAATCTTGATCAGATATTCAGtgcatgctctgggcatcatgTACTGCTAAGCAGCTGTAACAGAACACAGGGTATAATTTTTCTTGTAAGCATATTGCACTGGGATaaatgcaggagcagcagaaaggtGACTTTGGAGGCTGGTCTAGTGGGTGGTGGCATCCTTTGGCTCTGTGAAGAGCGTTGTGTAATTCACAGCCCTGTGAAATCACCCGCCCAGCTGCTGTTGACTGAGTTATTATGTGTTGATCCAGAAATCTCCAGCTATGTTTCCCAGACATGACTGGTAAGAGATGTTGCTTCTCATGCTttttcctgctccagccttgttCCATCGTCTTTGGATAGCGAGGGTGAAGGAGTATTCACCACTCAGCTCACCTGaaaggctgcaggagggagctggaggtgtTTGTCCCTGGTGGGAGAGGGAGCAGGGTCTGTTTCTCTGGCCTGGTGGCATGCTGCTGGCATGCCTGGCACTGCATCTGGGTGCTGTGTTCAAACCACTCCGTGGCCTTGCTCCTCACACGGGCACAGAGGAGCTTTCTGGAAGCAAACACAGTGTGTGACAGGTGAGGCTCTGCTGTGATGGCAGGATGGGCAGCCCCTGTGGCACAAGGACAGGCAGCTGACCTCACATGTTCAGATGCCACAGCCTGCTGTGGCTCTTCCAGAGACCTCGTGGTCCAGAGCAGAATGTGCATTTTGTGCACAGATATTAAACATGGCATGTGCTGTGATGCGTGATGGAAAGagtatttttctaaaatatttgacAAAGAGAGCCTGTGCTGAAGAGGCTGGAAGCTGGGCAAAGGAGGGAGTGGTTCATTGGAAAATGCCCATTTTGCATTTCCAGAAGGTGTAAAGAACTCTGGGTAAAATTTCCTGTGACCAAACTGCAGTTATGCTAATGTTTCTTTCCAGCTTCAGACACAATTTTTTCCCAGAGGAGGCAACTGGAGTGTCTCACTGGTACAGACAGTTTAAATTCACCTTGAATTAATGGAAAGCACTTAGGATGGTTGCATAAGATGTGAGTTGATTTGGGCAAAAATGGGCAATAACACTGGAGAACATAATTGGGTGTATGACACATGCTCTAACAGCAAGATGTGGGTCAGTGAGCAATAACAGTAATAAAAACAGCCAAGAGTGTGGTAATCTTtggggttgttgttttttttttttggttttttttttttttgtttttgtttttggtttttggtttttttttgtgagaaaaaccttgctcttcctcatCTGAAACAAAGATCTTTTACAAATATGCTCTTAAGACTGAAACCTTGACTGGCAGTGGCATGCCTGCTTCTTCTGTGAGACATTTGTGGAAGAGGAGAGGAGCTAAGAGTTATGACAGGTATTTTATGCCGCTTGGGTAATGTTGGAAGCCCTCCCACATCAGCTCCATTTAGTGTTCCACATGGTGTTTGCCAGCAGGAGACATTTGGGTGCATATTCCAAGCATGCCTAGCAAAAGGCATCTGAAATTACAAGGGCACAGAGGCACCAGAGGGTGCCAAGGGACACTGCCAGCATAGGTAGCACAAGCGTCAGCTGAGCAGAAGAACGCTGGAGATTTGGCCTTCCACAACTGGGGAAGAGGTGCAGTGGCATGGGTCCCTAAAGCTGCTCCACTTTTGGGGCTGGCCAGAGTGGCTCAGACGACACAGGAGGATGTTAATTTTCTCTCTGGGATAGAGCCTGTATTAAGCAGAAGCAAAAACACCTGTAACTGCAGCTCCTTGGGGTTTCAGAAAAGTCAGTTCGCAGTGTTTGTGTCTGTCTTGTCTAAATTATCTTCTACTCGAGTATTACTCTTGCAATAAAGAtggtctggggttttttttccccattctgCACTCTTTGCTCATGGTAATttagttttgttctgtttttcagtGTACCAAAGATGTTGAGCTTATCCAACAGAAACAAGCCAGTGTGTGCTGCAATGTGTAAATGCCACCAGGAGCACTTTGTCCTTGTCCtagaacagagaaagaaaaaagtttggGTGCTGACTCCAGGTCACTTGGTGGTATTTTGAATCATGATGAAGCTGTAGTTTCtctgtcatttttcttttctctctctgcttcttatttactccacagtagAGACAAAATGAGTCAGAGTAGGCTAAGGATAGTTCTCCTGACACTTTGGACACTGCATTTGTACCCTCACTTGTTCTGCAAAAAAGCCAGCTTGAGGATCTCCCAAATTGCATCTCATGCCCTGTATTGGCTCTGGCTAAGATGGAGTCA is a window from the Passer domesticus isolate bPasDom1 chromosome 1, bPasDom1.hap1, whole genome shotgun sequence genome containing:
- the HSBP1L1 gene encoding heat shock factor-binding protein 1-like protein 1 is translated as MAAAEPPGAGELPQLAENLLCRLQENFEALTEKLTLRMEEMGERISDLETRVADLMTEAGVENSDEELGVKTLT